GCACCCGGCTGCCGCTGAATATTTTCGAGCCGCGCTATCTCCAGATGGTCGAGGACGCGCTGAAAACACCGGAACGGCTGATCGGCATGATCCAGCCGCTGGACGAATCCGGCGATGTGCTGGCGGAGATTGGCTCCGCCGGGCGGATCGTCGGGTTTTCGGAACAGGATGACGGGCGCTATCTGATCTCTCTCGGGCAGGTGTCGCGCTTCCGGCTGAACGAGGCGGAGCAGGGTTTTCACCCCTATCCCCTGGGTCAGGTTGACTGGGCTGGGTTCGAACTGGATGGCGGCGATGAAGAACAGGACCCCGACTGGCATCGCGACAATTTCCTCGCGCTGATGCGCCGCTACATGGACCGCCACGACCTGTCGACCGATTGGGAGGCCGCCGACGATGCCGAGGCGGAATTGCTGGTGAATTCCCTCGCAATGGCCCTGCCGCTGGAGGTTCAGGACAAGCAGGCGCTGCTCGAAACCCCGACCCTGCCGGAGCGGCGCGCGCTTCTGGAAGGGTTGCTGGAATATGAACTCCGCCAGAGCGAAAATGACGAGGTGATCCAATGACCGACGAAAACACCCAGCCCGACGCGCCCGGTTTCGACCGCCACATGCTTGAGGCTCTGGTCTGCCCGGTGACCCACACCACGCTGCATTACGACGCCGCCCGGCAGGAGCTGGTGTCGAAAGCCGCCGGTCTGGCCTTCCCGATCCGCGCCGGTATCCCGATCATGCTGGTGGACGAGGCGCGGCTGCTGAAGGCGGATTAAAACGTCGCGCGACCCCGTCGCTGATGTGTCCGCCAAGCTCTCCCGGTCGACCGCTTTTAGCTTAGCTCTGTCCTCG
The genomic region above belongs to Paracoccus sp. SCSIO 75233 and contains:
- a CDS encoding LON peptidase substrate-binding domain-containing protein; the protein is MRRDYDLPTTLPLFVLPGAVLMPRTRLPLNIFEPRYLQMVEDALKTPERLIGMIQPLDESGDVLAEIGSAGRIVGFSEQDDGRYLISLGQVSRFRLNEAEQGFHPYPLGQVDWAGFELDGGDEEQDPDWHRDNFLALMRRYMDRHDLSTDWEAADDAEAELLVNSLAMALPLEVQDKQALLETPTLPERRALLEGLLEYELRQSENDEVIQ
- a CDS encoding Trm112 family protein; its protein translation is MTDENTQPDAPGFDRHMLEALVCPVTHTTLHYDAARQELVSKAAGLAFPIRAGIPIMLVDEARLLKAD